The proteins below come from a single Arthrobacter crystallopoietes genomic window:
- a CDS encoding anti-sigma factor produces the protein METPLPRDDKASSSTPDYEPDYEPEQNASDTGASEDPSVLHADQLTAEDDIPARRPMPAATKWILVAVAVVVLIIGAIAAVQTLGRSAEQDVLDASDVATASVEGNDGASADVAVSTDRNAAVLTFRSLSAAGDGQIYQLWKIPANGSAPQSVGALSSENISGEEPVIIENVIGFSEVALTLEARGGAQSPTPPFTLSVPLDQ, from the coding sequence ATGGAAACGCCACTGCCCCGAGACGACAAGGCTTCTTCATCTACCCCGGATTACGAGCCTGACTACGAACCCGAGCAGAACGCATCGGATACCGGCGCTTCCGAGGACCCGTCGGTGCTGCACGCAGACCAGCTCACGGCAGAAGACGATATTCCAGCGCGCAGGCCGATGCCGGCCGCGACCAAGTGGATCCTGGTAGCTGTCGCCGTCGTTGTTTTGATTATCGGAGCTATTGCCGCCGTACAAACTCTGGGCCGCTCCGCCGAGCAGGATGTACTCGATGCGTCGGACGTAGCCACCGCCAGCGTGGAAGGCAACGACGGCGCCAGTGCCGACGTTGCAGTCTCCACCGACAGGAACGCCGCCGTCCTGACCTTCCGGAGCCTGTCTGCCGCCGGCGACGGCCAGATATACCAGCTCTGGAAAATCCCGGCGAACGGGTCGGCACCGCAATCAGTGGGAGCGCTCAGCAGCGAAAACATCTCCGGCGAGGAACCTGTGATCATCGAAAATGTGATCGGTTTCAGTGAGGTTGCCTTGACCTTGGAGGCCCGCGGCGGCGCGCAGTCGCCGACGCCCCCGTTCACCCTGTCCGTCCCGCTGGACCAGTAG
- a CDS encoding PIG-L deacetylase family protein, producing the protein MPALPTEAEGSATAPERVLVFAAHPDDLDFGAAGTIARWTAGGTQVSYCIMTDGDAGGFDAAHRPEIVAMRAAEQAEAARICGVTDLHFLHQRDGFLEPSYEVVGMVVELMRKIRPDIVLAMHPERAWDRIQKSHPDHLACGEAVTRAVYPAVENPFAYPELAEAGLPAYKVPYLWFFGGPAERENHFVDITEFVDTKVQAIRIHASQHPDVERMDARVRSMLRTNARRGGLEEGRSAEAFHVIGINTPATIAGF; encoded by the coding sequence ATGCCAGCATTGCCTACGGAAGCCGAGGGGTCAGCCACCGCGCCTGAGCGGGTCCTGGTCTTCGCGGCTCATCCTGACGACCTGGATTTCGGTGCCGCCGGAACCATCGCACGCTGGACCGCCGGCGGCACGCAGGTGAGCTATTGCATCATGACCGACGGAGATGCCGGGGGATTCGACGCGGCCCACCGTCCGGAAATCGTGGCGATGCGCGCGGCTGAACAGGCCGAGGCAGCACGGATTTGCGGCGTGACGGACCTGCATTTCCTCCACCAGCGGGACGGTTTTCTGGAGCCGAGCTATGAGGTTGTCGGCATGGTGGTGGAATTGATGCGGAAAATCCGTCCGGATATTGTGCTCGCCATGCACCCGGAACGGGCGTGGGACCGGATCCAGAAGAGCCATCCGGATCATTTGGCCTGCGGTGAGGCGGTTACCCGTGCGGTCTATCCCGCGGTGGAGAATCCGTTTGCTTATCCGGAACTTGCCGAAGCCGGCCTGCCCGCCTACAAAGTCCCGTATCTATGGTTCTTCGGCGGGCCGGCCGAGCGGGAGAACCATTTTGTCGATATCACCGAGTTTGTCGACACCAAGGTGCAAGCAATCCGGATCCATGCTAGCCAGCACCCGGACGTGGAGCGGATGGATGCAAGGGTCCGCTCGATGTTGCGTACCAACGCGCGCCGTGGCGGTCTGGAGGAAGGCCGCAGTGCCGAGGCCTTCCATGTAATTGGCATCAACACTCCAGCCACGATCGCCGGTTTCTAG
- a CDS encoding S1C family serine protease gives MTEQNQDPEATFRRQAPPPPAKPPAGADNANYRTPGGESDTGEPAGSEQNPRTQSIPQSSQPTEPLTGWHRPDGSEHARPEMLGETSNEDSAGKTWTGAASQQTGYSDASPYGQQNPYGQQSSYGQQPPYGGHNPYGQHGSVPYYASDASTGTQAPKRAGKKRFGSGTLVAGMLLAGLAGGGVAVGAQSLAGDIPPSSVASGSAEQLIVNNTDSVNEITAAAAKASPSVVTISVASGNSGGSGSGIILDKEGHILTNTHVVTLGGQAADPNVEVRTSDGKVHRASIVGTDPLSDLAVIKIDAQGLTPASFADSSELNVGDTAIAIGAPLGLSGTVTDGIISTLSRTISVSSSEVPEEPQEEEAPNPGDQWNFQFPEDSGNQSSGQGSIYLNVIQTDAAINHGNSGGALVNTNGEVIGVNVAIASASQDSGSIGVGFAIPSSYAERIAQDLIADGKATHGYLGVTVTAKAAEASSGGTQFSVGAEVAGVSGGSPAEKAGLREGDVITAVGERVIEDSLSLTAAIREQPVGDTVTLKVLRGGEEQSIDVTVGENPES, from the coding sequence ATGACTGAGCAAAACCAGGATCCGGAGGCCACCTTCCGGCGCCAGGCCCCGCCGCCGCCGGCGAAACCACCGGCAGGAGCGGACAACGCTAATTACCGCACTCCAGGTGGCGAATCGGATACGGGCGAGCCGGCCGGTTCTGAGCAGAATCCGCGTACTCAGTCAATTCCCCAGTCATCGCAGCCGACCGAGCCGCTTACAGGCTGGCACCGGCCGGATGGCTCCGAACATGCCCGCCCGGAGATGCTCGGCGAAACCAGCAACGAGGACTCCGCAGGCAAGACATGGACCGGCGCAGCTTCACAGCAAACCGGATACAGCGATGCCAGCCCCTATGGCCAGCAGAACCCCTATGGGCAGCAGAGCTCCTACGGACAGCAGCCTCCCTACGGAGGACACAATCCCTACGGGCAGCATGGCTCCGTCCCCTATTACGCGTCGGATGCGTCTACGGGCACCCAAGCGCCCAAGCGAGCCGGCAAGAAGCGCTTCGGAAGCGGCACACTGGTAGCCGGCATGCTCCTTGCCGGGCTCGCAGGCGGCGGAGTCGCGGTGGGAGCGCAGTCGCTGGCGGGTGACATCCCGCCGTCGTCGGTTGCCTCCGGTTCAGCGGAGCAGCTGATCGTTAACAACACCGACTCGGTCAACGAAATCACTGCTGCCGCGGCCAAGGCATCCCCGAGCGTCGTGACGATTTCCGTAGCCTCGGGAAATTCGGGCGGCTCAGGTTCGGGCATCATCCTCGATAAGGAAGGCCACATTCTCACCAACACGCACGTGGTTACTTTGGGCGGGCAGGCTGCGGACCCGAACGTGGAGGTCCGCACCAGCGACGGCAAGGTCCACCGGGCCAGCATAGTGGGAACGGACCCGCTGTCGGATCTGGCCGTGATCAAGATCGACGCGCAAGGTCTGACGCCTGCTTCCTTCGCCGACTCAAGCGAGCTCAACGTTGGGGACACCGCCATCGCCATCGGGGCGCCCCTCGGCCTGAGCGGGACAGTGACGGACGGCATCATCTCGACGCTGAGCCGGACCATCAGCGTGTCTTCCTCGGAAGTGCCCGAGGAACCCCAAGAAGAGGAAGCGCCCAATCCCGGCGACCAGTGGAACTTCCAGTTCCCCGAGGATTCCGGCAACCAGTCCTCCGGTCAGGGCAGCATCTACCTCAATGTCATCCAGACAGACGCAGCCATTAACCACGGCAATTCGGGCGGCGCCCTCGTGAACACCAACGGGGAAGTCATCGGCGTAAATGTTGCGATCGCATCCGCCAGCCAGGACAGCGGGAGCATCGGTGTAGGTTTCGCCATCCCCAGCAGCTATGCCGAGCGGATCGCCCAGGACCTGATCGCCGACGGCAAAGCGACGCACGGCTATCTAGGCGTCACCGTCACGGCCAAGGCTGCTGAGGCTTCAAGTGGGGGCACCCAGTTCTCCGTCGGGGCTGAGGTCGCCGGCGTCAGCGGGGGGTCGCCTGCAGAGAAGGCCGGACTGCGCGAAGGAGATGTCATCACCGCGGTCGGGGAACGGGTCATCGAGGACAGCCTCTCACTGACGGCGGCCATTCGTGAGCAGCCCGTGGGTGACACCGTAACGCTGAAAGTCCTGCGCGGGGGCGAAGAGCAGAGCATCGATGTAACAGTGGGCGAGAACCCGGAAAGCTGA
- a CDS encoding TPM domain-containing protein, which produces MRSLLTRLGAAVGLSAVFMAPAAANAEPPVEIPPGEFVIDKAGVLGAEQAEVEEAVSNLREEHGLGLYVVYVDEFENPSDASEWLVETAQQKELGSSDSMLAVAVVSREAHFQSAEGSPVAASDQQIFQSLSPALAQDEWAEAGVLAAEAIADVASGGSGDVNSSSGGGSLAPVLLMGGVVAAGGVGTYLYVKSKRRKGAGRGEPQIQRGPDGKPIDPHDAMSVEDLRRKAGSLLIAADDAIRSSEQEVGFAMAQYGETAVKPFRDDITAAKTHMMESFKLQQQLDDHIPDTEEQQRAWLGDIIRRCEAVSASLQEHKEDFDALRELEKNAPGALASAREAAEVARKRLDAGRADLDRLRERYADSALEQVRDNIDQAQERLDFVDNAAATAQEKLDAGDRSAAVVAVRAAEESVYQANVLLDAIGKTSKDLDGARSAMESAISDTAQDLAHARALIANGHHPELAGPVAEVETALEGIQREIAGGRIDPISIVQRLDSANSLDRSLTGIRDAQERARRARESLQHTIMSAQAQISGTSDYIQARRGGVGSEARTRLAEAERNLAYALQIAESDPEQALNYAQQANALAQQASQMAQQDVDGFGGMGGMGGFGGGGMFGGRGGGLGGAILGGILIDSILHGGHGGHGGFGGGGGGGGDIFGGGGFGGFGGGGFGDGGGAGGNF; this is translated from the coding sequence ATGCGATCACTGCTCACTCGTTTGGGGGCCGCTGTTGGGCTCTCGGCGGTCTTCATGGCTCCGGCCGCGGCCAACGCCGAACCACCGGTGGAGATTCCGCCCGGCGAGTTTGTGATTGACAAGGCAGGCGTCCTCGGTGCCGAACAGGCCGAAGTGGAGGAAGCCGTCAGCAACCTGCGTGAAGAACATGGCCTCGGGCTGTACGTCGTCTACGTGGATGAATTCGAGAACCCTTCCGATGCGAGCGAGTGGCTGGTGGAGACCGCGCAGCAAAAGGAGCTTGGGAGCTCGGACAGCATGCTCGCTGTCGCGGTCGTTTCACGCGAGGCCCACTTCCAGTCTGCGGAAGGAAGTCCTGTCGCAGCCAGTGACCAGCAGATCTTCCAGTCACTCAGCCCCGCGCTCGCCCAGGATGAATGGGCGGAAGCAGGCGTGCTGGCGGCAGAGGCCATCGCGGATGTGGCCTCCGGCGGCAGCGGAGACGTGAACTCCTCCTCCGGCGGCGGGTCACTGGCGCCGGTGCTCTTGATGGGCGGCGTCGTCGCTGCAGGTGGCGTCGGCACCTATCTGTATGTGAAATCCAAGCGGCGCAAGGGGGCCGGCCGCGGCGAGCCACAGATCCAGCGTGGACCGGATGGCAAGCCTATTGATCCGCATGACGCGATGAGCGTCGAGGATCTGCGCAGGAAGGCCGGCAGCCTGCTGATTGCCGCCGATGACGCCATCCGGTCCAGCGAGCAGGAAGTCGGCTTTGCCATGGCCCAATACGGCGAGACAGCTGTCAAGCCTTTCCGCGATGACATCACCGCGGCCAAAACGCACATGATGGAGTCCTTCAAACTCCAGCAGCAGCTCGATGACCACATTCCGGATACCGAGGAACAGCAGCGGGCCTGGCTTGGTGACATCATCCGACGCTGCGAAGCGGTTAGCGCGTCGCTTCAGGAACACAAGGAAGATTTCGACGCACTACGGGAATTGGAAAAGAACGCCCCCGGAGCCTTGGCCAGCGCCCGTGAAGCTGCCGAGGTTGCACGCAAAAGGTTGGATGCTGGCCGCGCCGACCTTGACCGGCTCCGTGAACGGTACGCAGATTCCGCACTTGAGCAGGTCCGCGACAATATCGATCAGGCGCAGGAACGGCTCGATTTTGTGGACAATGCTGCGGCCACCGCGCAGGAGAAGCTCGACGCCGGAGACCGCAGCGCCGCGGTTGTCGCCGTCCGGGCGGCCGAAGAAAGCGTCTACCAAGCCAATGTCCTCCTCGATGCCATCGGCAAAACGTCCAAGGACCTGGACGGCGCGAGGTCGGCCATGGAAAGTGCCATTTCGGACACCGCCCAGGATCTTGCCCATGCGCGTGCCCTCATCGCCAACGGACACCATCCGGAACTCGCAGGGCCGGTGGCCGAAGTCGAAACCGCGCTGGAAGGCATCCAACGTGAAATCGCCGGCGGCCGGATCGATCCCATCAGCATTGTCCAGCGCCTCGATTCGGCGAACTCGCTGGACCGGTCCTTGACCGGCATCCGCGATGCCCAGGAACGTGCCCGCCGGGCACGCGAGTCGCTCCAGCACACCATCATGTCGGCCCAGGCGCAGATCTCGGGAACCTCGGACTATATCCAGGCCCGCCGCGGCGGCGTCGGCAGTGAAGCCCGGACCCGGTTAGCTGAAGCCGAACGCAACCTTGCCTATGCTCTGCAGATCGCCGAATCAGATCCCGAACAGGCCCTCAACTATGCCCAGCAGGCAAATGCGCTAGCACAGCAGGCCAGCCAGATGGCACAGCAGGATGTTGATGGTTTTGGCGGCATGGGTGGTATGGGAGGCTTCGGCGGCGGCGGAATGTTTGGTGGCCGCGGCGGAGGCCTCGGCGGTGCCATCCTTGGTGGAATCCTGATCGACTCCATTCTGCATGGCGGCCACGGCGGCCACGGTGGCTTCGGCGGCGGTGGCGGTGGCGGTGGTGACATCTTCGGCGGCGGCGGCTTCGGCGGCTTCGGCGGCGGCGGTTTTGGCGACGGTGGAGGTGCCGGCGGCAACTTCTAA
- a CDS encoding PspA/IM30 family protein, which produces MVKQSIFGRIAQLAKANINAVLDQAEDPQKMLDQMVRDYSNNIAEAESAVAQTIGNLRMLQDDHNEDMENARSWGNKALAASRKADEYRAAGNPADAEKFDNLAKVAIQRQISAENEAKGVEPTIASQNEVVEKLKTGLNQMKGKLTELQNKRNELVARARTAEAQTQVHDALKSIDIMDPTSEVGRFEEKVRREEARVRGAQELASSSLDAQFESLEDLGEQTEIEARLAALKSGSSSASIESGQ; this is translated from the coding sequence GTGGTTAAGCAGTCAATCTTTGGCCGTATCGCACAGCTGGCGAAGGCGAACATCAACGCAGTTCTGGATCAGGCCGAAGACCCCCAGAAGATGCTGGACCAGATGGTCCGCGACTACTCGAACAACATTGCCGAGGCCGAGAGCGCCGTCGCCCAGACCATCGGGAACCTGCGCATGCTTCAGGACGATCACAACGAAGACATGGAGAACGCGCGCAGCTGGGGCAACAAGGCCTTGGCTGCCAGCCGAAAGGCCGACGAGTACCGTGCCGCGGGCAATCCCGCCGATGCGGAAAAGTTCGACAATCTCGCTAAGGTCGCCATCCAGCGCCAGATCAGTGCAGAGAACGAGGCTAAGGGTGTCGAGCCCACCATCGCCTCCCAGAACGAGGTTGTCGAAAAGCTCAAGACCGGACTCAACCAGATGAAGGGCAAGCTGACCGAGCTGCAAAACAAGCGCAACGAACTCGTCGCGCGCGCCCGTACGGCCGAGGCCCAGACCCAGGTACACGACGCCCTCAAGAGCATCGACATCATGGATCCGACCAGCGAAGTAGGACGGTTCGAGGAAAAGGTCCGGCGGGAAGAGGCGCGGGTCCGCGGCGCTCAGGAACTGGCTTCGTCCAGCCTGGATGCACAGTTTGAGAGCCTCGAGGACCTCGGAGAGCAAACCGAGATCGAAGCACGCTTGGCTGCCCTGAAATCCGGCTCCAGCTCTGCCTCCATCGAGTCCGGCCAGTAA
- a CDS encoding UPF0182 family membrane protein → MTFGQDRPRDDRPTAPTQQTRKRSPLIPTLIVVAVLVVGFVFFSQIYADILWYNQLGYLEVFLKENGTKIAIFLIAFLVMAVAVYLSLRLAYRSRPVYAPDSALQDNLNRYQEQLEPVRKLLMIGIPIVLGGFAGTAAASAWQTALLFFNQVSFGQNDPQFNLDYSFYTNTLPFLGFLTGFLVSVVLIAGIAGLLTHYLYGGIRLEEKGFFASNAARIHVAVFAGLFLLLQGVNYWLDRYSTLQSDSGKWTGALYTDVNAVIPTKAILAVAAIIVAILFIVAVVSGRWRLPIIGTAMLIITAILAGGVYPWVIQRFQVEPSELSREAEFIEHNIALTRQAYGLDEVQTSTYNATVEAEAGALRQDAETTANIRLLDPNLVSDAFSQLQQFRQYYQFPEILNVDRYEIDGEIQDTVIAVRELNTAGVPAGWVNEHVLYTHGYGVVAAAGSSVEPDGKPTFLQSGIPTTGMLGDEESYEPRIYFGEQSPEYSIVGAPEGASPTEIDRPQSEESETESRNTFEGNGGPSVGNAFNRLVYALKFQSTDLMLSDQVNSESQILYDRDPRERVEKVAPYLTVDGNVYPAVIDGRVKWIVDGYTTSKHFPYSTPQQLQSATADSSTAGGQSVALPPEEVNYIRNAVKATVDAYDGSVDLYAWDDQDPILQAWQKVFPTTLKPFSEMSAGLMDHVRYPEDLFKVQRELLARYHVTDVDKFYTNSDAWAVPTDPTLGANSDVKQPPFYLSLKMPEQENAAFSLTTPFIPFVPAGEEARNVLYGFLAAEGDAGTGEDGVKSEEYGTLRLLDIPRSLSVPAPGQAQNLFNSDTAVSTELNLLQQGATEVLKGNLLSLPVGGGMLYVQPVYVQSSGSSAYPTLRRVLVSFGEVVGFAPTLDEALDQVFGGDSGATTGDAGNVGETPDDPAAPPAEGGGGNAEADLRAALEAANAAIREGEAALAEGDFAAYGAAQEKLNRALQDALEAEGIVSGEAPAEGGEEAPAETPAPAPEG, encoded by the coding sequence GTGACATTCGGACAAGACCGGCCCCGTGATGACCGGCCAACCGCGCCCACCCAACAAACACGGAAACGCTCCCCGCTGATACCCACCCTCATTGTGGTGGCCGTGCTGGTGGTCGGGTTCGTCTTCTTCTCGCAGATTTATGCGGACATCCTTTGGTACAACCAGCTCGGCTATCTGGAAGTGTTCCTGAAAGAGAACGGCACGAAAATTGCCATCTTCCTGATTGCCTTCCTGGTCATGGCTGTCGCCGTGTACCTGAGCCTGCGCCTCGCCTACCGTTCGCGTCCGGTCTATGCGCCCGACAGTGCCCTGCAGGATAACCTCAACCGGTACCAGGAGCAGCTCGAGCCCGTACGCAAGCTGCTGATGATTGGTATTCCGATTGTGCTCGGTGGTTTCGCCGGTACCGCGGCGGCATCCGCCTGGCAAACCGCGCTGCTGTTCTTCAACCAGGTTTCCTTTGGACAAAATGATCCCCAGTTCAACCTGGACTACAGCTTCTACACCAACACGCTGCCCTTCCTGGGATTCCTGACCGGGTTCCTGGTCAGCGTGGTACTGATCGCAGGCATCGCCGGTCTCCTGACCCATTACCTCTACGGCGGGATTCGGCTGGAAGAGAAGGGCTTTTTCGCCTCCAACGCTGCACGTATCCACGTAGCCGTCTTCGCCGGCCTGTTCCTCCTCCTGCAGGGTGTCAATTACTGGCTGGACCGCTACAGCACCCTCCAGTCGGATTCGGGTAAATGGACCGGCGCGCTCTACACCGATGTCAATGCGGTCATCCCGACCAAGGCGATTCTGGCCGTCGCTGCAATCATTGTGGCAATCCTGTTCATCGTTGCCGTTGTCTCGGGGCGCTGGCGCCTGCCGATCATCGGTACGGCCATGCTGATCATTACAGCGATCCTGGCTGGCGGCGTGTACCCGTGGGTCATTCAGCGCTTCCAGGTGGAACCGTCCGAATTGAGCCGCGAAGCGGAATTCATCGAGCACAACATTGCCCTGACTCGTCAAGCCTACGGGCTCGACGAGGTCCAGACGTCAACCTACAATGCGACCGTTGAGGCCGAGGCCGGCGCCCTGCGGCAGGACGCCGAAACAACGGCGAACATCCGGCTGCTCGATCCCAACCTGGTCTCGGATGCCTTCAGCCAGCTGCAGCAGTTCCGCCAGTACTACCAGTTCCCGGAAATTCTGAACGTGGACCGCTACGAAATTGACGGCGAGATCCAGGACACGGTCATCGCCGTCCGTGAGCTCAACACAGCGGGCGTGCCCGCAGGCTGGGTCAACGAGCATGTGCTCTACACCCACGGTTACGGAGTGGTTGCCGCCGCCGGTTCCAGCGTTGAGCCCGATGGCAAGCCGACCTTCCTCCAGTCCGGCATTCCGACTACCGGCATGCTGGGGGATGAAGAGTCCTACGAACCCAGAATCTACTTTGGCGAGCAATCTCCCGAATACTCCATCGTTGGCGCGCCCGAAGGGGCCAGTCCCACTGAGATCGACCGTCCGCAGAGCGAAGAGTCCGAAACAGAGTCCCGGAACACCTTCGAAGGCAATGGCGGCCCCAGCGTGGGCAATGCCTTCAACCGTCTTGTCTATGCGCTGAAATTCCAGTCCACAGACCTGATGCTCTCCGACCAGGTGAATTCCGAATCCCAGATCCTCTACGACCGGGATCCGCGGGAACGGGTGGAGAAGGTTGCACCGTACCTGACGGTGGATGGAAACGTTTATCCGGCCGTGATCGACGGCCGGGTCAAGTGGATTGTTGACGGCTATACCACCAGCAAGCACTTCCCGTACTCGACTCCGCAACAGCTCCAGTCTGCGACAGCGGATTCTTCGACCGCAGGCGGCCAAAGCGTGGCTCTGCCGCCCGAAGAGGTCAACTACATCCGCAACGCCGTCAAGGCCACGGTCGATGCTTACGACGGTTCCGTGGACCTGTACGCCTGGGATGATCAGGATCCAATCCTTCAGGCCTGGCAGAAGGTGTTCCCGACGACGCTCAAGCCGTTCAGCGAAATGTCCGCCGGCCTGATGGACCACGTGCGCTACCCGGAGGACCTCTTCAAGGTCCAGCGTGAACTCCTGGCCCGTTACCATGTGACGGATGTCGATAAGTTCTACACCAACAGCGACGCCTGGGCAGTGCCTACGGATCCGACGTTGGGCGCGAATTCAGACGTCAAACAGCCTCCGTTCTACTTGTCGCTGAAGATGCCCGAACAGGAAAATGCGGCCTTCTCCTTGACGACGCCGTTCATTCCATTCGTCCCTGCCGGTGAGGAAGCGCGAAACGTGCTCTATGGCTTCCTCGCAGCCGAGGGCGACGCCGGAACCGGTGAGGACGGCGTCAAGAGCGAGGAATACGGCACCCTGAGGCTGCTTGATATTCCACGATCATTGTCGGTTCCCGCACCGGGCCAGGCGCAGAACCTGTTCAACTCGGACACCGCGGTATCGACAGAACTGAACCTGCTGCAGCAGGGCGCTACCGAAGTGCTCAAGGGCAACCTGCTCAGCCTGCCTGTTGGCGGCGGCATGCTGTACGTCCAGCCGGTGTATGTCCAGTCCTCGGGTAGCTCGGCTTACCCGACGCTCCGTCGCGTACTTGTCAGCTTCGGTGAAGTGGTCGGCTTCGCTCCGACCTTGGACGAAGCACTTGACCAGGTCTTCGGCGGTGACTCCGGTGCCACGACCGGCGACGCCGGGAACGTCGGCGAGACACCGGACGATCCGGCTGCGCCGCCTGCAGAAGGTGGCGGCGGCAACGCGGAGGCTGATCTGCGGGCGGCACTCGAAGCGGCGAACGCCGCGATCCGTGAGGGCGAGGCGGCTCTGGCAGAAGGCGACTTCGCGGCCTACGGTGCAGCTCAGGAGAAGCTGAACCGGGCATTGCAGGACGCGCTCGAAGCTGAAGGCATTGTCTCGGGTGAGGCTCCCGCCGAGGGCGGCGAAGAGGCTCCGGCGGAAACGCCGGCCCCGGCACCCGAGGGCTGA
- a CDS encoding YlbL family protein, with amino-acid sequence MTEPTELGEQAPPTPRMPNRRHPVMIGAGVVAVVLGLLALALPSPYIVESPGPTFNTIGAVNDVPLIEIPGQKTYPTSGALDMTTVYMSGGPSGSVRLFEVASAWLDPRKSVTPEELVYPPGVSGEQIQNRNAAAMDSSQETSVAAALSHLNVDFEEDLSVVGFAEDAAAADLLAPDDVIESINGTAVTNINVLRDELNASGGEPVELKVLRDGEPETVQVAPEANAQGAYQLGVLLETDFEFPYDVKIQLENVVGPSAGMMFALGIVDKLTPGELTGGLHVAGTGTIDSSGNVGPIGGIEQKMYGAHQRGATVFLAPEANCGDVVGNVPDGMQVVKVATLEDAVEAVTLLGEGKDGSALPACG; translated from the coding sequence TTGACTGAGCCGACCGAACTCGGCGAGCAAGCGCCGCCGACGCCGCGAATGCCAAACCGGCGGCATCCGGTCATGATTGGCGCGGGCGTCGTCGCCGTCGTCCTTGGCCTGCTTGCGTTGGCTCTGCCATCGCCGTACATCGTGGAGTCTCCCGGTCCTACCTTCAACACGATCGGTGCTGTAAACGACGTCCCGCTGATCGAGATCCCCGGCCAAAAGACTTATCCCACTTCAGGGGCATTGGATATGACTACTGTCTACATGAGTGGCGGTCCCAGTGGTTCTGTGCGTTTGTTCGAAGTGGCCTCGGCCTGGCTGGATCCACGCAAGAGCGTTACGCCGGAAGAACTCGTGTACCCTCCGGGTGTCTCCGGCGAGCAGATCCAGAACCGAAACGCCGCGGCCATGGATTCTTCGCAGGAAACGTCGGTTGCGGCAGCCTTGAGCCACTTGAACGTCGACTTCGAGGAAGACCTGTCCGTTGTCGGTTTCGCCGAAGATGCAGCTGCGGCAGACCTGCTGGCGCCGGATGACGTCATCGAAAGCATCAACGGCACCGCGGTTACCAACATCAATGTTCTTCGTGATGAGCTCAATGCCAGCGGTGGCGAACCGGTTGAGCTCAAGGTCCTCCGCGACGGCGAGCCTGAGACCGTCCAGGTTGCTCCGGAGGCGAACGCCCAGGGCGCGTATCAGCTCGGCGTCCTGCTTGAGACTGACTTCGAGTTCCCGTACGACGTCAAAATCCAGCTGGAAAACGTCGTCGGGCCCAGCGCCGGCATGATGTTCGCCTTGGGCATCGTGGACAAACTGACGCCAGGGGAACTGACCGGGGGGCTGCATGTCGCCGGTACCGGCACCATCGATTCGTCCGGAAACGTCGGTCCGATCGGTGGCATTGAACAGAAAATGTATGGTGCGCATCAGCGCGGCGCGACCGTTTTCCTTGCTCCCGAAGCCAACTGCGGCGATGTTGTCGGCAATGTGCCCGATGGGATGCAGGTGGTCAAGGTGGCAACTCTCGAAGACGCAGTGGAAGCCGTGACCCTGCTCGGCGAAGGCAAAGACGGCTCAGCGCTTCCTGCCTGTGGCTGA